Proteins found in one Campylobacter canadensis genomic segment:
- the rpiB gene encoding ribose 5-phosphate isomerase B — MRLLFANDHAASELKMQLIEYFQKDYECINYGTNDNNSVDYPDYAQKVCENMDENSIGILLCGSGIGMSIAANKHKGIRAALCHCVEYAKLAREHNNANILCIGARFCDFELAKDMIKTFLNTTFAANRHTIRVEKLDKL; from the coding sequence ATGAGATTATTGTTTGCAAACGACCACGCAGCAAGTGAATTAAAAATGCAGCTTATTGAATATTTTCAAAAAGACTATGAATGTATAAATTATGGAACAAACGATAATAATAGCGTTGATTATCCTGATTACGCACAAAAAGTATGTGAAAATATGGATGAAAACAGTATTGGGATTTTACTATGCGGTAGTGGAATTGGTATGAGTATAGCAGCAAACAAGCACAAAGGCATAAGGGCTGCTTTATGCCATTGTGTTGAATACGCAAAACTAGCAAGAGAGCATAATAACGCTAATATTCTTTGTATTGGTGCTAGATTTTGTGATTTTGAACTAGCAAAAGATATGATAAAGACATTTTTAAATACAACTTTTGCAGCTAATAGGCATACTATTAGAGTTGAGAAATTGGATAAATTATGA
- a CDS encoding adenine phosphoribosyltransferase, giving the protein MDIKKALNEKIKRYPNFPKEGILFADISTLLADEEGFKLLKNDLKEHYKNHNFDYCVGIESRGFIFASIFASIFDIPLILIRKKGKLPGECYTQEYELEYGFDYLQIKKDVFSNKKANVLFMDDLLATGGTANAAIKLLKQAGANKISAYFLLDINLNGLNKIKNECEEVYCVLKD; this is encoded by the coding sequence ATGGATATAAAAAAAGCATTGAATGAAAAAATAAAAAGATACCCTAATTTTCCTAAAGAAGGTATTTTATTTGCAGATATTAGCACTTTATTAGCTGATGAAGAAGGTTTTAAATTATTAAAAAACGATTTAAAAGAGCATTATAAAAATCATAATTTTGATTATTGTGTAGGGATTGAAAGCAGAGGTTTTATCTTTGCTAGTATTTTTGCTAGTATCTTTGATATACCTTTAATTTTAATTAGAAAAAAGGGTAAATTACCAGGAGAATGCTACACACAAGAATACGAACTTGAATATGGTTTTGATTATTTACAAATAAAAAAAGATGTTTTTTCAAACAAAAAAGCAAATGTTTTATTTATGGACGACTTACTTGCAACAGGCGGCACAGCAAATGCAGCAATAAAACTACTAAAACAAGCAGGTGCAAATAAAATAAGTGCTTATTTTTTATTAGATATAAACTTAAATGGACTTAATAAAATCAAAAATGAGTGCGAAGAAGTTTATTGTGTTTTAAAGGATTAA
- a CDS encoding DedA family protein has product MDIIINFLTDFFADPENFLTTLFSEKIILASIIIFLWCMLEGESALILAGLAAHGGHIHIVLITFIAGCGGFIGDQIYFYIGRYSKNYIRKKLSKQKRKFAIAQLLLQKYGWPIIFIQRYMYGFRTIIPMSIGLTGYSSKKFALINFISAQVWAAITITLAYIFGNEIWIIINWAAEHWYLAIIIIVLFLSSIIYAFKKLENRLLRKERKEKNESRI; this is encoded by the coding sequence ATGGATATAATCATTAACTTTTTAACCGATTTTTTTGCAGACCCTGAAAACTTTCTTACGACCTTATTCTCAGAAAAAATAATTCTAGCTTCAATAATTATATTTTTATGGTGTATGCTTGAAGGAGAAAGTGCTTTAATTTTAGCTGGTTTAGCAGCTCATGGCGGACATATTCATATAGTTTTAATAACATTTATTGCAGGTTGTGGCGGATTTATTGGAGATCAGATTTATTTTTATATTGGAAGGTATTCTAAAAATTATATTAGAAAAAAACTCTCAAAGCAAAAAAGAAAATTTGCTATCGCTCAACTTTTATTACAAAAATATGGATGGCCAATAATCTTTATTCAAAGATATATGTATGGTTTTAGAACAATTATTCCTATGAGCATTGGTTTAACAGGTTATAGTTCAAAAAAATTTGCTCTTATTAATTTTATAAGCGCTCAAGTTTGGGCAGCAATTACAATTACCTTAGCTTATATTTTTGGAAATGAAATTTGGATTATTATAAATTGGGCAGCAGAACATTGGTATTTAGCAATAATTATAATTGTATTATTTTTAAGCAGTATAATTTATGCTTTTAAAAAACTAGAAAACAGATTATTAAGAAAAGAAAGGAAAGAAAAAAATGAAAGTAGAATTTAA
- a CDS encoding leucyl aminopeptidase has product MKVEFNKKADFEIIFLNDEIKKEKKDFFKLMQYEHKGTCLDIANSKLYLALSPKLTYAALTSTIAQAIKQIRYLNIKSVKIDYINIDCHFNSVYSIIYGAISALYEFNKYQKEKKKINIEKIILNTQEDEDKKEGANLALILADSSAYVKDIVNEIPSTYTQESFEEDAKKLAKENNLELKVYKDDYLKKENMNAFLAVNRASAYEARLIHLTYKPKKALKKIVYVGKGLVYDTGGLSLKPADYMLTMKSDKSGAAAVLGIIKAASQLKLPFEIHAIIGAAQNCISEKAYMPDDVIISREGVSIEVRNTDAEGRLVLADCLSYAQDLKPDYLIDLATLTGACVVGLGEYTSAIMGYNEDLQNEFYAHSKRSGEYACILHFNPHLASLIKSKIADISNTSSSRYGGAITAGLFLGEFIKEEYKDKWLHLDIAGPAYVEKDWGENSYGAGAAGLRMCIIDLLNIKRKMEKK; this is encoded by the coding sequence ATGAAAGTAGAATTTAATAAAAAAGCAGATTTTGAAATAATATTTTTAAACGATGAAATCAAAAAAGAAAAAAAAGATTTTTTTAAACTAATGCAATATGAGCATAAAGGAACTTGCCTTGATATTGCAAATTCAAAACTTTATTTAGCTCTAAGTCCTAAATTAACTTACGCAGCTCTTACAAGCACGATAGCTCAAGCTATAAAGCAAATAAGATACTTAAATATAAAATCAGTAAAAATTGATTATATAAATATTGATTGCCATTTTAACAGTGTTTATTCTATTATTTATGGTGCAATCAGTGCTTTATATGAGTTTAATAAATATCAAAAAGAAAAGAAAAAAATAAATATTGAAAAAATCATTCTTAATACACAAGAAGATGAAGATAAAAAAGAAGGAGCAAATCTTGCTTTAATACTAGCTGATTCAAGTGCTTATGTAAAAGATATTGTAAATGAAATTCCAAGCACTTACACCCAAGAAAGCTTTGAAGAAGATGCTAAAAAACTTGCAAAAGAAAATAATTTAGAACTTAAAGTTTATAAAGACGATTATCTTAAAAAAGAAAATATGAATGCCTTTTTAGCAGTTAATCGTGCAAGTGCTTATGAAGCAAGATTAATTCATTTAACCTATAAGCCAAAAAAAGCTCTTAAAAAAATAGTTTATGTTGGAAAGGGCTTAGTTTATGATACAGGCGGACTTAGCTTAAAACCAGCTGATTATATGCTAACAATGAAATCAGATAAAAGCGGTGCAGCTGCTGTTTTAGGAATTATTAAAGCAGCAAGCCAACTAAAATTACCTTTTGAAATTCACGCTATCATCGGAGCTGCACAAAATTGCATAAGTGAAAAAGCTTATATGCCTGATGATGTAATTATTAGCCGTGAGGGAGTAAGTATTGAAGTAAGAAATACTGATGCTGAAGGTCGCTTAGTTTTAGCTGATTGTCTAAGTTATGCGCAAGATTTAAAACCTGATTATTTAATAGATTTAGCAACCTTAACAGGAGCTTGTGTTGTAGGGCTTGGAGAATACACAAGTGCTATTATGGGCTATAATGAAGATTTACAAAATGAATTTTATGCTCATTCAAAAAGAAGTGGAGAATATGCTTGCATTTTACATTTTAACCCGCATTTAGCAAGTTTAATCAAGAGTAAAATAGCAGATATTTCAAACACCTCATCATCAAGATACGGTGGAGCAATAACAGCTGGATTATTCTTAGGAGAATTTATTAAAGAAGAATATAAAGATAAATGGCTGCATTTAGATATTGCAGGACCTGCTTATGTTGAAAAAGACTGGGGAGAGAATTCTTATGGAGCTGGTGCTGCAGGGCTTAGAATGTGTATAATTGATTTATTAAACATTAAAAGAAAAATGGAGAAAAAATAA
- a CDS encoding NAD(+)/NADH kinase, translating to MQVKKIILFYKQSLEDSPYLKLICEILKSEKIDYILQKNTNTIQKFDLENIDLVISVGGDGNLISACRMLAKTNIPVLGVHCGNLGFLTEVELCNLKDFLLDIKNNNYKIERPFLLSIFIYLNNGQVIQRYAFNDAVLNREEHLLLADIKASFKDKIFNSYHADGLIISTPAGSTAYNLSAGGGIIYPQSRVFSLTPICSHSLTQRPIILPKSFFIELSSKNCSLSIDGQELFKANEFYKISCGLSKTRANILRAKNRSYFQVLKDKLNWGEND from the coding sequence ATGCAAGTAAAAAAAATAATTCTTTTTTATAAACAAAGTCTAGAAGATAGCCCTTATTTAAAACTAATTTGTGAAATTTTAAAAAGTGAAAAAATTGATTATATTTTGCAAAAAAACACAAATACAATACAAAAATTTGACCTAGAAAACATAGATTTAGTAATTTCTGTAGGCGGAGATGGCAATTTAATCTCTGCTTGTAGAATGCTTGCTAAAACAAATATACCTGTTTTAGGAGTTCATTGTGGTAATTTAGGCTTTTTAACCGAGGTTGAACTTTGTAATTTAAAAGATTTTTTACTTGATATAAAAAATAATAATTATAAAATTGAAAGACCATTTTTATTAAGTATTTTTATTTATTTAAACAATGGGCAAGTAATACAAAGATATGCTTTTAATGATGCTGTACTAAATAGAGAAGAGCATTTATTATTGGCTGATATTAAAGCAAGTTTTAAGGATAAAATTTTTAATTCTTATCACGCTGATGGTTTAATTATTAGCACGCCAGCTGGTTCAACTGCTTATAATCTTAGTGCTGGTGGTGGGATAATTTATCCGCAAAGTAGAGTTTTTAGCCTAACTCCAATTTGTTCGCATTCTCTAACCCAAAGACCAATAATTTTACCAAAAAGTTTTTTTATAGAATTAAGCAGCAAAAACTGCTCTTTAAGTATTGATGGGCAAGAACTTTTTAAGGCTAATGAATTTTATAAAATATCTTGTGGCTTAAGCAAAACAAGAGCGAATATATTAAGAGCAAAAAACCGTTCTTATTTTCAAGTTTTAAAAGATAAGCTAAATTGGGGTGAAAATGATTGA
- the ychF gene encoding redox-regulated ATPase YchF: MGLSVGIVGLPNVGKSTTFNALTKTQNAQAANYAFCTIEPNKASVNVPDVRLNELAKIVKPERIMYSSVDFVDIAGLVKGASKGEGLGNKFLANIRECDLILHIIRCFDDDNIIHVENSVNPIRDIEIINLELILADIEQLTKKKDKLAKEAKANVKGAKESLQMLEDLLIHLEEGKLASEFANKDSNEFIALNKELRLLSAKEVIYGVNVSEDELTSDNEYVKQVREYANKSNHLVLKLCAKLEEDLIDMPSDEANEFLKELGVEESGLDAIIKASFAKLNLISYFTAGVLEVRSWTIHKGDKAPRAASVIHNDFEKGFIKAEVISYEDYINCGGESKAKEAGKLRLEGKDYVVQDGDVMHFRFNV; the protein is encoded by the coding sequence ATGGGACTTAGTGTAGGAATTGTTGGATTACCTAATGTTGGCAAAAGTACAACCTTTAATGCACTTACAAAAACGCAAAATGCACAAGCTGCAAACTACGCATTTTGCACCATTGAACCAAATAAGGCTAGTGTAAATGTGCCTGATGTAAGACTAAATGAATTAGCTAAAATTGTAAAGCCTGAAAGAATTATGTATTCTAGTGTTGATTTTGTTGATATTGCAGGGCTTGTAAAAGGAGCTAGTAAAGGAGAAGGTTTAGGAAATAAATTCCTTGCAAATATTAGAGAATGTGATTTAATTTTACACATTATAAGATGTTTTGATGATGATAATATAATTCATGTAGAAAACAGTGTAAATCCAATAAGAGATATTGAAATTATAAATCTTGAATTAATCTTAGCTGATATAGAGCAACTTACTAAGAAAAAAGATAAATTAGCAAAAGAAGCAAAAGCAAATGTAAAAGGTGCAAAAGAAAGCTTACAAATGCTTGAAGATTTGCTTATTCATCTTGAAGAAGGCAAATTAGCAAGTGAATTTGCAAATAAAGATTCAAATGAATTTATAGCTTTAAATAAAGAATTAAGACTGCTTAGTGCTAAAGAAGTAATTTATGGTGTAAATGTAAGTGAAGATGAGCTAACAAGCGATAATGAATATGTAAAGCAAGTAAGAGAATATGCAAATAAAAGCAATCACTTAGTGCTAAAATTATGCGCTAAGCTTGAAGAAGACTTAATTGATATGCCAAGCGACGAAGCTAATGAGTTTTTAAAAGAATTAGGTGTTGAAGAAAGCGGACTTGATGCTATAATTAAAGCATCTTTTGCAAAATTAAACCTAATTTCATATTTTACCGCTGGTGTGCTAGAAGTACGCTCTTGGACTATTCATAAAGGTGATAAAGCCCCTCGTGCTGCTAGTGTTATTCATAATGATTTTGAAAAAGGTTTTATTAAAGCAGAAGTTATTAGCTATGAAGACTACATTAATTGCGGTGGTGAGAGTAAGGCTAAAGAAGCAGGAAAATTACGCCTTGAAGGCAAAGATTATGTAGTTCAAGATGGTGATGTAATGCATTTTAGATTTAATGTTTAA